Part of the Rhizobiales bacterium NRL2 genome is shown below.
CTGCACTGCAGCATCATCATTCCACTGCCGCCAGCCACTGCTCCAGCGGCCGCCAGAGGGCGGTCTCCGCATGGCGTCCGACGACCATGCCGATATGGCCGGCGGGCAGCCGGAGCGTGGTCGCGCGGGGCAGCAGCGCCGCCAGCGCGGCGGCCGAGGCCGGCGGCACGATGCGGTCCTTTTCCGGGATGGCGACGAAGGCCGGGGCGGCGATGCGCGCCGGGTCGATGACCACGCCGTCGATCAGCCAGTGGCCAGTGGCGGCGCGGTTCTGTCCGAACCATCCGTTCAGGGTTTCCTCTGCGACGCGGGCGGTCAGGGGCACGCCGTCGTTCAGCCAGTCTTCCAGGGCGACGAAGCGGCGGGCTTCGGGGCTGTCCATGTCCAGCCGGCTGAAGGCCTCGAACTTGCGCTGCGCCAGGTTGGGGTCCAGGGCGGCGAAAAAGCTCTGCAGCAGATCCACGGGCATTTCGCCGAAGGCTTCCAGCACCGGCCGCCAGAAGCCGGCCGAGCCGGCGTAGACCTTCGCCTGCGGCGACAGGCTGGCGTGGAAGTCCCAGGGCGCGGCCAGCAGGCCGAGCGCGGAAACCCGGTCCGGGTAGAGCTGGGCCGCGGCCGCCGACAGTGTGCCCCCCATACAATAGCCCACAAGCGGCGCCGGTCCCCCGGCCATCGCCGCCACATGCGCCAGGGCGTCGGCCAGCGGTCCGGTGACATAGTCGGCGGTGCCGTAGCCGCGCACCGGACCGGCCGGCGCGCCCCAGTCCATCAGCAGCGGCCGCACCCGGCCCCGGCCGGCGAGCCAGCGCATCAGGCTGGCGCCCTCGTCCAGGTCCAGCACATGGGCCCGGTTGACCAGCGAGGGCGCGAACAGCACCGGACGGCCGCCGCCGCCGAAGTCGAGCAGCCGCGCTGATCCCTGTTCCCATGCGGCCGGCGGCTCGGTCACGCGGCGCGCATAGCCGTGGTTCTGGTAGAGTTCGATCCCCCGCAGCGTGGCCGACAGACGCTCCTGAACCTGCTGCATGACGGCCAGCGTCAGGTCCGTCTCATCGCTTCGGGCGATCTCCGCCGCCAGGGCGTCGGCTTCGGCGGCGAGCGCCGGATGCCACCGGATCAGTCCCCGCCGCGCCAGCGGCAGGGCCGCCGCCGCCCCCGTCAGCGACATCGCCGCCGACATCAGGTGCAGGCCGAGAGGCCTGGGCGAGATGCGGCGGATCGCCGGCGGCTGGGTTGTCGTCTCCGGGGGTGTCATCACTCAGCCGTTCGATCCATTCCCGCGCGGCCCGGCCGATGGCGGGTTCGGCGTTCATCTGCGCGAGCTGTTCCTGCCAGAGCCGGATGAAGCGGACGGCCAGGCGGTCGATGGCGGGCCTTTCGCCAATGCTCATGACGGCACTCTAGTCCCCGCACGGGGTGCGGCCAAGCCGCCCCATCGACTGTGCACTGCGCAAACTTCTTGCGCGTTGCAGCAATTGGGCGCGATAGTGAAGTTTCATGCAGAACTGGTTTCCGCGGGGTTTCATGGCCAAACGCGAGCGTAAAGACGACGGTCCGGTGACGATCAAGAAGTACGCGAACCGGCGTCTCTACAACACGTCGACGTCGTCCTATGTCACGCTCGACCATCTGGCGGAGATGGTGCGCGACGATGTGGATTTCGTCGTCTACGACGCGAAGTCCGGCGAAGACATCACCCGTTCGGTGCTCGCCCAGATCATCTTCGAGGCCGAGGGCAAGGGACAGAGCGTGCTGCCGGTCAACTTCCTGCGTCAGCTCATCAGCTTCTACGGCGACAGCCTGCAGAACGTGCTGCCCGGCTATCTGGAGATGTCGATGGAAGCCTTCGCCCGCAATCGCGAGCAGATGAAGGACCAGTTCGGCGGCGCGCTGGAAATGCCGATCAAGCAGTTCGAGGAAGCGGCGCGGCGCAACATGGAACTCTACGAACAGACGATGGCGATGTTCAATCCGTTCGCCGGCGTCGCGCGCGGGGGCGGCAAGTCCACTGGCGCCGAGGAATCGGGGAACGCCGGCGAGGACGACATCGGCCGGCTCAAGGGCCAGCTCGACGAAATGCAGCGCCAGCTCGACCAGCTCATCAAGACCCGCAAGGACTGAGCCCCCGCCGACCGGGCCCGCGCGCGGGCATCTGGGGGGCTGCCACGGGCGGCCTTTTGTGGTCTTCTATGGCCGGGACCGGGGGCCGTCCGCGACGGCCGATCGAGGGGGATCGTCATGACCGAATATCAGCCGCTGTTTCCGCTGGGCGCGGACACCACCGAATACCGCAAGCTCGACGTCGACGGGGTGAAGACCGAAACCCTCGGCGGCCGCAGCTTCACCGTGATCGAACCGCTTGCGATCAGCCATCTGGCCGAAACCGCCTTCGCCGACATCAGCCATCTGTTCCGCAAGGGGCACCTGGAGCAGCTCCGCTCCATTCTGGATGATCCCGAGGCGTCGGCGAACGACCGGTTCGTCGCCCTGGAGCTTCTGAAGAACGCCAACATCTCGGCCGCGATGGAGTATCCCTCCTGCCAGGACACGGGCACGGCGATCATCTCCGGCAAGAAGGGCCAGTACGTGCTGGTGGAGGGCGACGACGGCGCCGCGCTCTCCGAGGGCGTGCAGCGCACCTGGGCCAGCCGCAACCTGCGCTACAGCCAGATGGCGCCGCTGTCGATGTTCGAGGAGAAGAACACCGGCTCCAACCTGCCGGCCCAGATCGACATCGAAGCGGTGGGCGGCGACGCCTACAAGTTCCTGTTCGTCGCCAAGGGCGGCGGTTCGGCCAACAAGACCTTCCTCTTTCAGCAGACGCGGCGCGTGCTCGATCCGGAGCGGCTGATGGTGTTCTTCGCCGAGGAACTGCCCAAGCTCGGCACCGCCGCCTGCCCGCCCTACCACCTGGCGATCGTCATCGGCGGCATGTCGGCGGAGCAGACCCTGAAGACCGTCAAGATGGCCTCGACCAAGTACTATGACGAGCTGCCGACCGAAGGGTCGATGTCGGGTCACGCCTTCCGCGACATCGGCCTGGAGCAGGAGATCCACAAGCTGACCCAGAATCTGGGCATCGGCGCGCAGTTCGGCGGCAAGTATTTCTGCCACGACGTCCGCGTCATCCGCCTGCCGCGTCACGGCGCCTCGCTGCCGATCGGCATCGGCGTGTCCTGTTCGGCCGACCGTCAGGCCAAGGCCAAGATCACCGGCGAAGGCGTGTTCATGGAGGCGCTGGTGCGCGACCCCTCCGTCTATCTGCCGGAGAAGGAGATCGACATGGGCGACGCCGTCCGCATCGATCTCAA
Proteins encoded:
- a CDS encoding polyhydroxyalkanoate synthesis repressor PhaR, with product MAKRERKDDGPVTIKKYANRRLYNTSTSSYVTLDHLAEMVRDDVDFVVYDAKSGEDITRSVLAQIIFEAEGKGQSVLPVNFLRQLISFYGDSLQNVLPGYLEMSMEAFARNREQMKDQFGGALEMPIKQFEEAARRNMELYEQTMAMFNPFAGVARGGGKSTGAEESGNAGEDDIGRLKGQLDEMQRQLDQLIKTRKD
- a CDS encoding fumarate hydratase (catalyzes the formation of malate from fumerate) — translated: MTEYQPLFPLGADTTEYRKLDVDGVKTETLGGRSFTVIEPLAISHLAETAFADISHLFRKGHLEQLRSILDDPEASANDRFVALELLKNANISAAMEYPSCQDTGTAIISGKKGQYVLVEGDDGAALSEGVQRTWASRNLRYSQMAPLSMFEEKNTGSNLPAQIDIEAVGGDAYKFLFVAKGGGSANKTFLFQQTRRVLDPERLMVFFAEELPKLGTAACPPYHLAIVIGGMSAEQTLKTVKMASTKYYDELPTEGSMSGHAFRDIGLEQEIHKLTQNLGIGAQFGGKYFCHDVRVIRLPRHGASLPIGIGVSCSADRQAKAKITGEGVFMEALVRDPSVYLPEKEIDMGDAVRIDLNLPMNEIRSILTRLPVETPVLLSGTMIVARDIVHAELSKRVAQGGELPDYIKNHPVYYAGPAKTPEGRASGAFGPTTAARMDPYVAEFQALGGSMVSIAKGNRSKQVVNSCKQHGGFYLGSIGGAAARVGQDEITNVEVLDFEELGMEAVWKIDVQNFPAFVVIDDKGNDFFDFNRKRESDA